The Candidatus Aminicenantes bacterium DNA window GGCCGGTTGCGCCAGGCGGCTGGCCTCGTCGGCGCAGCTGAGGAACGAAACCTCCACCAGCGCCGAGGGCATCTGCGCACCCAGCAGGACGTAAAAGGGGGCTTTTTTCACCCCCAGGTCCTCGATGGCCGCGTATTTTGCCTTCAGGTTGCTGACGATGTTTTCCTGGATGTACTGGGCCAATATCCTGGATTCGGCGATC harbors:
- a CDS encoding N-acetylmuramoyl-L-alanine amidase — encoded protein: IAESRILAQYIQENIVSNLKAKYAAIEDLGVKKAPFYVLLGAQMPSALVEVSFLSCADEASRLAQPAYRQAIAAGLYLGIINFIQSLGKT